A genomic stretch from Candidatus Nitrososphaera gargensis Ga9.2 includes:
- a CDS encoding alpha/beta fold hydrolase, which yields MQEQSTPQRLTYVNGYATRYLEHGPPDGKTLILLHGIGASAERWSRVIPTLSKYFRVITPDIVGFGYSDKPTVEYTMDFFLDFFTGFLDNLDVSKAIVVGSSFGGHLATEFAIRHNRKVDKLVLVSPAGMMRTSTPTLDGYIMAALYPTYENAYRAFREMAHDPDAVTEEIVMDFVNRMRLPNAKYAFMSTLLGMRYAPKLQGRLGKIISPTLLVWGDSDRMIPVQYAKEYNEIPDSELVVIKNCGHTPYVEKPMTFNKLILKFLVRSDQ from the coding sequence TTGCAAGAGCAGTCGACGCCGCAGAGGTTGACATATGTCAACGGCTATGCCACAAGGTATCTCGAGCACGGCCCGCCTGATGGCAAGACCTTGATCCTTTTGCACGGCATTGGCGCTTCCGCCGAAAGGTGGTCCCGCGTGATCCCCACCCTGTCAAAATATTTCCGAGTGATAACGCCGGACATTGTTGGATTTGGATACAGCGACAAGCCCACGGTGGAATACACGATGGACTTTTTTCTCGACTTTTTCACAGGGTTCCTTGACAACCTTGACGTGTCAAAGGCAATCGTGGTAGGATCATCGTTTGGCGGCCACCTTGCCACAGAATTTGCAATAAGGCACAACCGCAAGGTGGACAAGCTGGTCCTGGTATCGCCTGCCGGCATGATGCGCACATCAACCCCGACCCTTGACGGCTACATCATGGCAGCCCTCTATCCCACCTATGAAAACGCGTACAGGGCCTTCAGAGAGATGGCCCACGACCCGGACGCCGTCACCGAGGAGATCGTGATGGACTTTGTGAACAGGATGAGGCTGCCAAATGCCAAGTACGCGTTCATGTCAACCCTGCTTGGCATGAGGTACGCCCCAAAGCTGCAAGGGCGGCTTGGCAAGATAATCTCGCCCACCCTGCTTGTGTGGGGAGACAGCGACAGGATGATACCAGTGCAATACGCCAAGGAGTACAACGAGATCCCTGACAGCGAGCTTGTGGTGATAAAGAATTGCGGCCACACGCCATACGTGGAAAAGCCGATGACGTTTAACAAGCTGATTTTGAAATTCTTGGTCAGAAGTGACCAGTGA
- a CDS encoding ribonuclease H family protein, with amino-acid sequence MIRYGVRLSSITIDADGSPSGYIAWYNHSTGEPGIKILRPPARNEKYGVQRMEMLAIYFAIVKNQRQISMLASSQKRKQIVVNIRSDSKTCIEQLQGISKVRDAVLQRICTSIRKLLDRMPYMIIFNYLERARNHAGLLLERRRRKEIEEDLMHRYQKQYYYSSASGFMMMNHYYSGSLATA; translated from the coding sequence ATGATACGTTACGGAGTGCGTCTGTCAAGCATCACGATCGATGCCGATGGATCCCCGTCCGGTTATATCGCCTGGTACAACCATTCTACTGGAGAACCTGGGATCAAAATCCTCCGCCCTCCGGCAAGAAATGAAAAGTACGGCGTGCAGAGGATGGAGATGCTGGCGATTTATTTTGCCATTGTAAAGAACCAGCGCCAGATAAGCATGCTTGCCAGCAGCCAGAAAAGGAAGCAGATCGTAGTGAACATTAGGAGTGATTCAAAGACCTGCATAGAGCAGCTGCAGGGCATTTCAAAGGTCAGGGATGCAGTTCTGCAGAGGATCTGCACGTCGATAAGGAAGCTCTTGGACAGGATGCCCTACATGATAATTTTCAACTACCTTGAAAGGGCGAGGAACCATGCCGGCCTGCTGCTGGAACGCAGGAGAAGAAAGGAGATAGAAGAAGACCTGATGCACCGGTACCAGAAGCAGTACTATTATAGTAGCGCCAGCGGATTCATGATGATGAACCATTATTACAGCGGCAGCCTGGCCACTGCATAA
- a CDS encoding cation:proton antiporter: MTVGIELVGDLGYLLLVCSAVGALAYVLKQPMVLGFLIAGILIGPFGPFSLIKDTEMLNNFSDIAIVLLLFGVGLSFPLGQLRAIGRIGTSIAVIEVLVMLAIGFAVGSALGWSFYDAMFLAAALSISSTAIIVKVLEDMGKMESMSAILMIGVLVIEDLVAILILSAMHAGVVSGSFAFTEIIVTMGEIGLFIGGTIGVGILVMPRIFALIAKLERYEITIMFALGTAFGLAFLSYELGFSAATGAFLAGVIIAGSKFSEQISVMISPIREIFTAIFFVTIGALMDLSLISVYWVPVAIITLVTIFGKFGAVYAGTRLMGFDKSFAIGIGLSMAQLGEFSFIVLKTGQDLGVISSMLFPIIGMAVALTTFIGPMLVKLGSRVVAVYE, encoded by the coding sequence TTGACTGTCGGAATCGAGCTTGTAGGAGACCTAGGATACCTGCTGTTGGTATGCTCGGCGGTTGGCGCACTTGCATACGTTCTCAAGCAGCCGATGGTTCTAGGGTTCCTTATCGCAGGCATTCTCATAGGCCCTTTCGGGCCGTTTAGCCTCATTAAGGACACAGAGATGCTGAACAACTTTTCCGACATTGCGATCGTCCTCTTGCTCTTTGGAGTCGGCCTCTCGTTCCCCTTGGGCCAGCTGCGCGCCATAGGCAGGATAGGGACCAGCATCGCAGTGATCGAAGTTCTCGTGATGCTTGCCATAGGCTTTGCAGTTGGAAGCGCCCTTGGCTGGTCGTTCTATGACGCCATGTTTCTGGCGGCCGCCCTCTCGATAAGCTCGACAGCCATAATTGTGAAGGTCCTCGAAGACATGGGCAAGATGGAGAGCATGTCTGCCATCCTCATGATAGGCGTGCTCGTGATCGAGGATCTGGTGGCAATCCTGATATTAAGCGCAATGCATGCGGGCGTCGTCAGTGGCTCGTTCGCGTTCACCGAGATCATTGTGACTATGGGCGAGATAGGGCTCTTTATCGGCGGCACGATAGGCGTAGGCATCCTCGTCATGCCCAGAATATTTGCGCTGATCGCCAAGCTGGAGCGCTATGAGATAACCATCATGTTCGCCCTTGGCACGGCGTTTGGGCTTGCATTCCTTTCATACGAGCTCGGGTTCTCGGCAGCCACCGGCGCGTTCTTGGCAGGCGTGATCATTGCCGGCAGCAAGTTCTCAGAGCAGATATCCGTCATGATCTCTCCCATAAGGGAAATCTTCACTGCGATATTCTTTGTCACGATAGGCGCGCTGATGGATCTTTCGCTGATTTCTGTGTACTGGGTTCCGGTGGCGATAATCACACTTGTGACGATCTTTGGCAAGTTTGGCGCGGTGTACGCCGGCACCAGATTAATGGGATTTGATAAATCGTTTGCAATAGGCATCGGCCTGAGCATGGCCCAGTTGGGCGAGTTTTCGTTCATCGTGCTAAAAACCGGTCAGGACCTTGGAGTCATCAGCAGCATGCTCTTTCCAATAATAGGGATGGCGGTTGCTCTGACGACGTTCATAGGCCCCATGCTGGTGAAGCTTGGAAGCAGGGTCGTCGCAGTGTACGAGTGA
- a CDS encoding AbrB/MazE/SpoVT family DNA-binding domain-containing protein: MSSNDPIDPVEAFRKAIEKGSEAQKDFIKQFSNIQQDVMQNYFTVLRGLTFYNAMFKTTVQSGGRISIPEAERQALNIEEGDLVQVIVVPIERKRKGAQQKET; the protein is encoded by the coding sequence ATGAGCTCTAACGATCCCATTGACCCCGTAGAAGCTTTCAGGAAGGCGATTGAAAAGGGGAGCGAGGCACAAAAGGACTTTATAAAACAGTTTTCCAATATCCAGCAGGATGTCATGCAGAACTACTTTACCGTGCTCCGGGGGTTGACCTTCTACAACGCAATGTTCAAGACTACGGTGCAGAGTGGCGGCAGGATCTCGATCCCGGAAGCTGAAAGGCAGGCGCTCAACATCGAAGAAGGCGACCTTGTGCAGGTTATCGTGGTGCCGATAGAGCGCAAGCGCAAAGGTGCACAGCAAAAAGAAACATAA
- a CDS encoding MBL fold metallo-hydrolase: MNPVVLQIPVGQMANFTYIIADEESGDAAVIDPSWDLDEVFRALKKNGWRAKYVINTHTHFDHVLGNEQLAEVTGAKIVQHKNSQLGKDIAVSDGDVIEIGSLKLRVLHTPGHSKDSMCLILDGRLVFTGDTLFVGNCGRTDLPGSDPAEMYHSLFDRLAKLDDKLIVYPGHNYGTTPTSTIEREKKTNYLLQPRSKQEFLAFMSGGD; the protein is encoded by the coding sequence ATGAACCCCGTGGTATTGCAGATACCAGTAGGCCAGATGGCCAACTTTACATATATTATCGCCGATGAAGAGAGCGGCGACGCAGCCGTCATCGACCCATCATGGGATCTGGATGAAGTATTTCGTGCGCTCAAAAAGAACGGTTGGCGCGCAAAATACGTCATCAACACCCATACCCACTTTGACCATGTGCTTGGCAACGAGCAATTGGCAGAAGTGACCGGCGCCAAGATAGTACAACACAAAAACTCGCAGCTGGGAAAGGACATTGCAGTCTCTGACGGGGATGTGATCGAAATAGGGAGCCTCAAACTGCGCGTGCTCCATACACCGGGGCACTCCAAGGACAGCATGTGTCTCATACTTGACGGCCGGCTGGTCTTTACCGGCGACACGCTCTTTGTGGGCAACTGCGGCAGGACAGACCTGCCGGGGAGCGATCCTGCAGAAATGTACCACAGCCTATTTGACAGGCTTGCCAAACTAGACGACAAGCTGATCGTGTACCCCGGCCACAACTATGGTACTACTCCCACGTCAACCATAGAGCGCGAGAAAAAGACAAACTATCTCCTCCAGCCAAGGTCGAAACAGGAGTTTCTGGCATTCATGTCCGGCGGTGACTAG
- a CDS encoding DNA-3-methyladenine glycosylase family protein, with the protein MKKFNKDRRNCLTGLQSLYQSFDPVVSINSGQVFLWEKRGNSWYGVHGDRIVRFAQMIDGHAEFAAFPEDRLCEQKMFRMGDDVRAIFSEISRDPLVRRLVRTYPGLRLMRQEPHQCLFSFVCASNTNIPMIRRMLYTLTRKFGRPVHVDGIEFFTFPSASDINRASIDELRACGLGYRAKAIKAAAGAIATGQLDFDVLKSTGYEEAKKELLQVYGVGNKIADCVLLFSLEKLDAFPIDVWIARALAGHYRWLHKKKFGDKITPHQYEQLSESARDYFGRYAGYAQQYLYYHMRQSAGKKW; encoded by the coding sequence ATGAAAAAGTTCAATAAGGATCGTAGAAACTGCCTAACAGGCTTGCAGTCGCTATATCAGAGCTTTGATCCAGTCGTCAGCATAAACAGCGGACAGGTCTTTTTGTGGGAAAAGCGCGGTAATTCCTGGTACGGCGTCCACGGCGACCGGATCGTCAGGTTCGCCCAGATGATAGATGGACACGCTGAATTTGCGGCGTTCCCGGAAGATAGGCTCTGCGAGCAGAAAATGTTCAGGATGGGCGACGATGTCAGAGCAATATTTTCAGAGATATCTCGCGATCCGCTTGTGCGCAGGCTTGTCAGGACGTACCCGGGCCTCCGCCTCATGAGGCAGGAACCACACCAGTGCCTCTTTTCATTCGTGTGTGCAAGCAACACCAACATTCCCATGATCCGCAGGATGCTCTACACGCTGACAAGGAAATTTGGCAGGCCGGTACATGTCGATGGCATCGAGTTTTTCACCTTCCCATCGGCTTCCGATATCAACAGGGCAAGTATCGATGAGCTGCGGGCGTGCGGCCTGGGCTACAGGGCAAAAGCGATCAAGGCCGCGGCTGGCGCCATCGCCACAGGACAGCTTGATTTTGATGTGCTCAAGAGCACAGGCTACGAAGAAGCCAAAAAAGAATTACTGCAGGTGTATGGCGTCGGCAATAAGATAGCCGACTGCGTGCTCTTGTTTTCGCTTGAAAAGCTTGATGCCTTTCCAATAGACGTCTGGATTGCAAGGGCGCTCGCAGGTCACTACAGGTGGCTGCACAAGAAGAAATTTGGAGACAAGATCACTCCACACCAATACGAGCAGCTGTCAGAAAGCGCGAGGGACTATTTTGGGAGGTACGCCGGCTATGCGCAGCAGTATCTCTACTATCACATGAGGCAGTCGGCTGGCAAGAAATGGTAA
- the cobT gene encoding nicotinate mononucleotide-dependent phosphoribosyltransferase CobT yields the protein MRDIAASHKLAIKRFAAKNPVFVCVISYTATSEIPGLTVAGANPELVKYTSPADAEFLYYGRCRCIDAVPATPDGKPTPALITRAALQAAGIPLLVVDAGAKVKPSIPCVSFGLEPGRNIANENAMDYHMVVQAFGHGELLGKQLAALSDLVVIGESIPGGTTTALAVLGALGIDARFKVSSSMPENPHSLKNSVVASATKRAGSIITRSPFEAVAAFGDPMMPSVAGIASGALAAGGRVMLAGGTQMSAVVAILKRIGRPLSSLCIGTTTYVAKDPSADLAGLVKAASGQVPVLSCDLHLGESSKPGLQAFAKGFVKEGVGAGGSSIAAMLKLRCRITGEKLLKAIEKEYETSIGTARR from the coding sequence ATGCGAGACATTGCGGCATCGCACAAGCTTGCGATCAAAAGATTTGCAGCAAAAAATCCGGTCTTTGTATGCGTAATATCATACACTGCTACGAGCGAAATCCCGGGGCTCACAGTCGCAGGTGCAAATCCTGAGCTGGTGAAATACACGTCACCAGCAGACGCCGAGTTTCTGTACTATGGCCGCTGCAGATGCATAGATGCAGTTCCTGCAACGCCTGACGGTAAGCCTACACCCGCGCTCATTACCCGAGCGGCGCTTCAAGCGGCAGGGATCCCGCTCTTGGTGGTTGATGCGGGGGCAAAAGTCAAGCCTTCAATTCCCTGCGTATCGTTTGGACTGGAGCCGGGCAGAAACATCGCGAATGAAAACGCGATGGACTATCATATGGTCGTGCAGGCGTTTGGGCACGGCGAGCTGCTTGGGAAGCAGCTGGCAGCCCTATCCGATCTGGTGGTAATTGGAGAGAGCATCCCCGGCGGCACTACCACTGCTCTCGCAGTGCTAGGCGCGCTTGGCATAGACGCAAGGTTCAAGGTAAGCAGCAGTATGCCGGAAAACCCCCATAGCTTGAAAAATAGCGTGGTTGCGTCTGCTACAAAGCGGGCTGGAAGCATCATCACCCGCTCGCCCTTTGAGGCGGTCGCGGCCTTTGGGGACCCGATGATGCCGTCAGTGGCCGGCATTGCAAGCGGCGCACTGGCAGCAGGAGGTAGGGTGATGCTTGCCGGGGGCACGCAAATGTCGGCAGTCGTTGCGATATTGAAGCGCATAGGCAGGCCCCTAAGCAGCCTCTGCATAGGCACTACCACATACGTGGCAAAGGACCCGTCCGCGGATCTGGCCGGCCTTGTCAAGGCAGCGTCAGGGCAGGTTCCTGTCCTGTCGTGCGATCTTCATCTTGGCGAATCGAGCAAGCCGGGGCTGCAGGCATTTGCAAAAGGCTTTGTCAAGGAGGGAGTCGGGGCAGGCGGCTCCTCGATAGCTGCCATGCTAAAATTGAGATGCAGGATAACCGGGGAAAAATTGCTGAAGGCGATAGAAAAAGAATACGAGACTTCTATAGGAACCGCGCGGCGCTAG
- a CDS encoding uracil-DNA glycosylase — MAAQKQHDSLEKVAAEVRGCPLCKLSRSRKNAVPGEGQLSAKIMFIGEAPGKSEDEKGRPFVGAAGRVLDNLLEKAGIGRSQVFITNVVKCRPPNNRVPEEDEVTACRPYLDRQIALIRPKVICILGRTAYSSLLGGGSITANRGKIVERAGQKYFLTFHPAAAIYNKNLLSALEADLKKLANEIKKEEGKHSMEDYL; from the coding sequence GTGGCGGCTCAAAAGCAGCACGATTCACTTGAAAAGGTGGCAGCAGAGGTCAGAGGCTGCCCGCTTTGCAAGCTATCAAGAAGCAGAAAGAACGCTGTGCCCGGTGAGGGCCAACTGTCGGCCAAAATAATGTTCATAGGCGAGGCTCCTGGCAAGAGCGAGGACGAGAAAGGCAGGCCGTTTGTAGGTGCCGCCGGCAGAGTCCTTGATAACCTGCTTGAAAAGGCAGGCATTGGGAGGTCGCAGGTATTCATCACAAACGTGGTAAAGTGCAGGCCCCCGAACAATAGGGTGCCAGAGGAAGACGAAGTAACCGCTTGCAGACCGTACCTTGACAGGCAGATCGCGCTGATAAGGCCAAAGGTCATATGCATACTTGGAAGGACTGCATACTCTTCGCTCCTTGGCGGAGGCTCAATAACTGCAAACAGGGGCAAGATAGTAGAAAGGGCCGGCCAGAAATATTTTCTGACATTCCATCCAGCGGCCGCCATATACAATAAGAACCTCCTTTCAGCGCTTGAAGCAGACCTGAAAAAGCTGGCAAATGAGATCAAAAAAGAAGAAGGCAAGCACTCTATGGAGGATTATCTGTGA
- a CDS encoding ammonium transporter yields the protein MADGKVKTLSSKIAVLGLASVLAALVAINFSGTALAYTPDDPAAVYHLWETDEEGNYVLDEEGNLIPAAIDTGDHAWMLTSSALVLMMTPAGLAMFYGGLARQKNAVNTIHMVFITTGVIAVQFTLWGYSLAFGPDATGHGFIGTLDWAGLQNVLHDAPSSQYAVTIPHTSFVVFQMMFAIITPALIVASVAERMKFSAFIIFIVIWATFVYDFAAHWTWQIAAPDNYGRNPDYCGFGWTGCLGSLDFAGGTVIHITSGWSGLVIALMLGRRLGYGKMPMEPHNVSLVVLGAALLWVGWFGFNAGSAGAAATNASSAFMATQIATGMAAVTWALVSWGHTGRPSTVGAASGAVAGLVAITPAAGFVSPMSAIVIGILAGIVCYAAVAFKNRRKWDDALDTWAVHGIGGLAGAILTGVFAEARFTSWGDNGLAFGNPAQLYENAVGAFAALAWAMGITAIIIKVMDVVWPGGIRVTPKEEEIGLDLAQHGERAYVTG from the coding sequence ATGGCAGACGGTAAAGTGAAAACTCTGAGTTCCAAGATCGCTGTACTGGGTCTGGCTTCTGTGCTAGCTGCGCTTGTCGCCATTAATTTCTCTGGCACGGCGCTCGCTTACACGCCTGACGACCCAGCTGCAGTATATCATTTGTGGGAAACAGACGAAGAAGGCAACTATGTGCTAGATGAAGAAGGAAACCTGATACCTGCAGCAATAGACACTGGCGACCATGCATGGATGCTGACATCGTCCGCGCTGGTGCTTATGATGACTCCTGCGGGTCTGGCCATGTTCTATGGAGGTCTGGCGAGGCAAAAGAACGCTGTGAACACCATCCACATGGTCTTCATAACCACAGGTGTGATTGCAGTACAGTTCACTCTGTGGGGCTACAGTCTGGCCTTTGGACCTGACGCTACGGGGCACGGGTTCATTGGAACACTTGACTGGGCAGGATTGCAGAACGTACTCCATGACGCACCCTCCAGCCAGTATGCTGTCACAATACCACACACCTCGTTTGTCGTATTCCAGATGATGTTCGCCATCATCACTCCAGCACTGATTGTAGCATCGGTGGCAGAGAGGATGAAGTTCAGCGCGTTCATTATCTTTATCGTAATCTGGGCAACGTTTGTCTATGACTTTGCAGCACACTGGACTTGGCAGATTGCGGCACCTGACAACTATGGAAGGAACCCTGACTACTGTGGCTTTGGATGGACTGGATGTCTAGGTTCTCTAGACTTTGCAGGCGGAACGGTCATACACATCACGTCTGGCTGGTCTGGACTTGTAATTGCCCTCATGCTTGGACGCAGGCTGGGATATGGCAAGATGCCAATGGAGCCGCACAATGTATCTCTGGTAGTGCTCGGTGCAGCTCTACTGTGGGTAGGATGGTTCGGCTTCAACGCTGGTTCTGCGGGTGCAGCGGCTACCAACGCTAGCAGCGCGTTCATGGCAACCCAGATTGCAACAGGCATGGCAGCAGTAACATGGGCTTTGGTCTCGTGGGGACACACTGGAAGGCCCTCGACGGTTGGTGCAGCATCTGGTGCAGTAGCAGGGCTTGTGGCAATCACGCCAGCAGCCGGATTCGTTTCGCCAATGTCTGCAATAGTGATTGGCATTCTGGCTGGCATTGTCTGTTACGCAGCAGTGGCGTTCAAGAACCGGAGAAAGTGGGACGACGCACTGGATACCTGGGCCGTACACGGCATCGGTGGTCTTGCAGGCGCTATCCTTACAGGCGTGTTCGCAGAAGCGAGGTTCACTTCGTGGGGCGACAATGGCCTAGCATTCGGCAACCCTGCCCAGCTGTATGAAAACGCTGTTGGCGCGTTTGCAGCTCTAGCATGGGCAATGGGCATCACTGCAATCATTATCAAGGTAATGGATGTAGTGTGGCCAGGAGGCATAAGGGTCACTCCAAAGGAAGAAGAGATAGGCCTTGACTTGGCGCAGCACGGAGAAAGGGCGTACGTGACAGGGTAA
- a CDS encoding transposase — protein MDQWYAGITTDDGVEKAAVKVDVTKPVGIDVGLLNWLTLSDGKVILNTLDFGARINKIKQL, from the coding sequence GTGGATCAATGGTATGCCGGCATAACAACAGATGATGGCGTTGAAAAGGCTGCTGTCAAGGTTGATGTAACAAAGCCTGTAGGAATAGATGTCGGATTGCTAAACTGGCTAACTCTCAGTGACGGCAAAGTAATATTAAATACATTAGACTTTGGAGCTCGGATAAATAAGATCAAACAGCTGTAG
- a CDS encoding RNA-guided endonuclease InsQ/TnpB family protein, whose translation MQLAKAWRQVRRCRGDFVHKISRALADEGHTLVVFEKLNINNMVKNHNPASAIMDVTWSKLRQMTAYKVERRGGQVILVNPSGTSQKCSRCGVDKEEKKLGLDERIFECHSCGLVVDRDVNAAKNILKRGLEQAYAERQPRPSTKKNKQVCF comes from the coding sequence ATTCAACTAGCCAAGGCATGGCGGCAGGTCAGGAGATGCAGAGGTGACTTTGTACACAAGATTTCAAGGGCTCTAGCAGATGAAGGTCATACTCTGGTAGTGTTTGAGAAGCTGAATATCAATAATATGGTCAAGAACCACAATCCAGCATCAGCAATAATGGATGTCACTTGGAGTAAGCTTCGCCAAATGACTGCCTACAAGGTGGAAAGGCGCGGTGGACAAGTCATTCTTGTCAATCCAAGCGGTACATCGCAGAAATGCTCTAGGTGCGGAGTGGATAAAGAAGAGAAGAAGCTTGGCCTTGATGAGCGCATATTTGAATGTCATAGCTGCGGGTTGGTCGTAGATCGGGACGTGAACGCAGCCAAGAACATTCTGAAACGGGGTCTGGAACAGGCCTATGCTGAGAGGCAGCCTCGTCCATCAACAAAGAAGAATAAGCAAGTTTGCTTCTAG
- a CDS encoding DNA-3-methyladenine glycosylase produces the protein MSCPPISFYRRPTEVVARDLVGKKLVRTIRENGRIFRLAGTIVETEAYGYSDDPASHACMGPTARNRVMFGDVGRAYVYFTYGNHFCVNVSARSSTIEAGAVLIRGLEPVEGIEIMKKLRPVDDAFSLTSGPGKLTQALNISSALNGVDMTNPESELHIEFGISKSIRIMATPRIGITRAVDRKWRFVDPASPYVSRRIQIKAI, from the coding sequence GTGAGCTGCCCGCCAATCTCATTTTACCGGCGGCCCACCGAAGTGGTGGCAAGGGACCTTGTCGGCAAAAAGCTGGTGCGTACCATCAGAGAGAACGGCAGGATCTTCAGGCTTGCCGGCACAATAGTTGAGACCGAGGCTTATGGCTACAGCGACGATCCAGCTAGCCACGCATGTATGGGCCCAACGGCCAGAAACAGAGTGATGTTTGGCGATGTTGGAAGGGCCTATGTCTATTTCACTTATGGCAACCACTTTTGCGTGAACGTCTCTGCAAGATCGAGCACAATAGAGGCAGGCGCAGTCCTAATACGCGGGCTAGAGCCTGTCGAAGGCATCGAGATAATGAAAAAGCTGCGGCCTGTCGACGACGCATTTTCGCTCACATCGGGACCTGGCAAGCTTACACAGGCCCTCAACATATCGTCCGCGCTAAACGGAGTCGACATGACCAACCCCGAGTCAGAGCTCCATATCGAATTTGGCATCAGCAAATCTATACGCATTATGGCCACCCCGAGGATAGGGATCACCCGCGCCGTTGACAGGAAATGGCGCTTTGTAGACCCTGCAAGCCCCTATGTATCGAGAAGGATTCAGATCAAGGCAATATGA
- a CDS encoding SirB1 family protein: MAVNNNIDSLIQDWKSSVVKDVTSSDDTDRLAEYALHLARILAYPNLDVPATLAKIDSMGDEVAQLIKKTLSTPRRPTQIIDKINDYLFNVHKFKANTDDYYNPLNSYLNVVIEHKTGIPITLAILYLRIARAASFKMHPVNFPGHFLIKHVLEDNSGEIIVDPFNGGRIMDDYSLKALLDQTYPRQNIPLTHALVEKATSAQVIIRMLNNLKGSYYEAQDIDRYGIANEMVLAIDQYNPDAIRDKGIMLLKKGDPSEALKILNSYLEINPEAEDADDILDIIRQIRSGAK; this comes from the coding sequence GTGGCCGTCAATAACAACATTGATTCTTTGATTCAGGATTGGAAGAGTAGCGTCGTCAAAGATGTAACGTCATCTGACGACACAGACAGGCTAGCAGAATATGCATTGCATCTTGCGAGGATTCTAGCATACCCCAACCTTGATGTCCCAGCTACACTGGCAAAGATAGACTCCATGGGAGATGAGGTGGCGCAGCTGATCAAGAAAACCCTCAGCACGCCCCGGCGGCCGACCCAGATAATAGACAAGATAAATGACTACCTGTTCAACGTGCACAAGTTCAAGGCAAACACTGATGACTATTACAACCCGCTGAACAGCTACCTCAACGTGGTTATTGAGCACAAGACAGGAATCCCGATTACGCTTGCAATACTATACCTGCGCATCGCTCGCGCGGCGAGCTTCAAGATGCACCCGGTGAATTTCCCCGGCCACTTTTTGATAAAGCACGTGCTTGAAGATAACAGCGGCGAAATAATTGTTGACCCTTTCAACGGCGGCAGGATCATGGACGACTATTCGCTAAAGGCTTTGCTCGACCAGACATACCCGCGGCAGAACATACCCCTAACCCACGCTCTGGTGGAAAAGGCAACGTCCGCTCAGGTGATAATCAGAATGCTGAACAACCTAAAGGGCAGCTACTACGAAGCTCAGGACATAGACAGGTACGGCATCGCAAACGAAATGGTGCTTGCTATCGACCAATACAACCCGGACGCAATAAGGGACAAGGGCATAATGCTTTTGAAAAAGGGCGATCCGTCAGAGGCGCTAAAAATACTGAATTCATATCTTGAGATAAACCCAGAGGCAGAGGATGCAGACGACATACTTGACATAATCCGCCAGATCAGATCGGGCGCGAAATGA
- a CDS encoding NAD(P)H-hydrate epimerase: MKKPITSDQMYRIEENGHSVLGMRRFLMMENAGHGVADFIVHKFKRLKNKRIVAVCGTGNNGGDGFVASRHLAGHGTKITVILLGSPSDLRSEEARLNWGIIEKMNSIEIIFGKELTDEIKSRIAKANIILDSIFGTGIKGGIREPYASAIDAINKSKAYVLAVDVPSGFDPNTGQIHEKCVRADATITFHRLKTGLTKGKKYTGPVHVEWIGIPPEAESGVL, from the coding sequence TTGAAGAAGCCGATCACTTCAGACCAGATGTATCGCATTGAAGAGAACGGTCATTCTGTCTTGGGCATGCGCCGCTTTCTAATGATGGAGAATGCCGGGCATGGCGTGGCCGATTTCATTGTACACAAGTTCAAGAGACTGAAGAACAAAAGAATAGTCGCGGTGTGTGGCACAGGCAACAATGGAGGCGACGGGTTTGTCGCGTCGCGCCACCTTGCAGGCCATGGCACAAAAATAACTGTCATCTTGCTTGGAAGCCCTTCAGACCTTCGAAGCGAGGAGGCGAGGCTCAACTGGGGCATAATTGAAAAGATGAATTCGATAGAGATAATCTTTGGCAAAGAGCTGACAGACGAGATAAAGAGCCGGATCGCAAAAGCCAACATAATTCTGGACAGCATATTTGGCACCGGCATCAAAGGCGGGATCCGGGAGCCGTATGCGTCTGCGATAGATGCCATAAACAAGTCCAAGGCGTACGTTCTGGCAGTTGACGTCCCCTCGGGCTTTGACCCGAACACTGGCCAGATCCACGAAAAATGTGTCAGGGCAGACGCCACGATCACCTTCCACCGGCTCAAAACTGGGCTTACAAAGGGGAAAAAGTACACGGGGCCGGTGCACGTGGAGTGGATAGGGATACCGCCGGAGGCGGAATCAGGCGTCCTATGA